A region of the Gigantopelta aegis isolate Gae_Host chromosome 11, Gae_host_genome, whole genome shotgun sequence genome:
cacacacacacacacacacatatatatatatatatatatatatatatatatatatatatatatatatatatatatatatatatatatgagcacAAATGAATATTagtgaaagagagaaagaaagaagaaaggaaaaagaaagcaATAAAGTTCTTTATGATTGTGATTCGCTACAGTCAAAATCAAGGCATCACAATCTGATTACGAAAAGACTACACTAATTTACGAGTTAAAGGAAGGGGCAAGATTTAGCTTAGCCGCATGAGtgatcgcttgaggtgcttgcgtcgcaggatcgagccacctcagtggatccattcaactgatttgggttttttttcttgttccaaccagtgcaccacaactggtcaaaggccgtgatatgtgctttcctgtctgtgggaaagtgcatataaaagatcccttgttgcattaggaaaaatgtagcgggtttcctctaatgactaccagtcaaaattaccatatgtgtgacatccaatagccgatgatttattaatcaacgttctctagtggtgtcgttaaacaaaacaaactttaattaaaggAAACGtttagtttaaagggacattcctgagtttgctgcattgtaagatgtttccaactaataaaatatttctacgattaaacttacatattaaatatattttcttgtttaaaatatcagtgtctgtatatttaatgtgtttctggtcgtcttaatatttgtaagaagcccaaactggattttgtctttaaataatttcgtacgtacgaacaaatatattttatgaaataaaataaaatttaacctagtacaaatattagaacgatcagaaacacgtttaatatacagccactaatatattatgcagaaaattgtatttgatatgtaattacaatcgttaaaaagtctctgttagtcgataacatcttaaaaattgcagcaaactcaggaatgtccctttaatttatatatttatgtagatgtaaaaacatttcttgtCTTCTTCACTTAGAACACTTTAGCCATTTAAAATCAGTTGTAAATTTAGAAATGGCTGAAATCTTTGCAGATGTTCCTGAACCGGAAGTCTTTCCGCTGGTTATTGTTGTCACGTCAATAGCAATCGGAATTCTCTGTGCTGCTGTTCTTGTAATGATGTTAATTGCCTTCAAGAGGTTGGTACCGAGTTGAAAATCTAaagtgtttagttttttttgttttttcctttttctgttttttttgttattaccCCCAGATCAAACTAATGTCATGGTTGACGCATCTTGAATCATTGCCTTAAAATAGTAGTACACTGTACATAagtaatagtgtgtgtgtgttattgcgttcagggccgtagctagcagagggggggggggcagggggggggcagttgcccccccccccgaaaaaaatccggaaagcatgatagaaacttaaagaaaattctcttcttaactgtttaaggacttttagactattaactactcagttgcccccccccccccaccccccaaacaaaaaatcctaactACGGCCCTGGCGTTGCAATACTAAAGCAGTTTTTCTCCTTTTATATTATCCCCAGATCAAACTAATAATGTCAAGGTTGACGAATTTTGAATCATTCGCTTACAATTAGttttacatatgtgtgtgttattgagTTTCACATCTAAAAtcgtttttatattattattattattactcccAGATCAAACTAATATGTCAAGGTTGACTAATTTTGAATCATTCGCTTACAATTAGttttacatatgtgtgtgttatcGAGTTTCAAATCCACAAtcgtttttatattattatcattactccCAGACCAAACTAATAATGTCAATGTTGACGAATTTTGAATCGTTGGCTTACAGTTAGTTTTGTGTGTCTTATCAAATTTCAAATcgtctttttaattattattattacccccAGATCAAACTAATAATGTCAAGGTTGACTAATTTTGAATCGTTGGCTTACAATTAGttttacatatgtgtgtgttattgagTTTCAAATCTAAAGAcgtttttctgttttaatattagcCTACTTCCAGATCAAACTAATAATGTCAAGGTTGACTAATTTTGAATCGTTGGCTTACAATTAGTTTTAcacatgtgtgtgttattgAGTTTCAAATCCACAAtcgtttttatattattatcattactccCAGACCAAACTAATAATGTCAATGTTGACGAATTTTGAAgtgacattcctaagtttgctgcaatttgtaagatgttatcgactaacagagacgtttcaacgattgtaattacatatcaaatatatttttctgcataacatattagtatctgtatattaaacgtgtttttggtcgttctaatatttgtactaggttaaatttcattttatttcctaattttttgtttgttaattttttgtaCGTGCGAAatcatttgaagacaaaatccagtttgggcttcttacaaatattaagacgaccagaaacacattgcatatacagacactgatattctagacaagaaaatatatttaatatgtaagtttaatcgtagaaatattttattagtcggaaacatcttacaatgcagcaaactcaggaatgtcactttaatataataacatGCATTTCCAATGTTCTGCCATAGAGAAAGTAAATTGACACTGcttgaaaatttaattttctttagaTCATTGTGATagtgaaaacaaatatgttagATTTAATAACAAAGGAAATTGTACATCATTTATGTAATTAATAGCAATCTGAAgagggaaaaaaatatatattattttttatttattttacttatctTTTTAAATTGCAATACTTTGTACATTGGGGATTTTATCTTTTTATACACAAATGCTGCCTACATACATtttggtgcataaaaaaaatcaacaaacaaaaaataaataaataaaattatttccattTGAATTCATTGACATTTATTGGCGttggtcgggggggggggggggagggtagagagggagagaaaggggCGAAGCAGAAAGGTAACATTCAGAAGATATAGAAAGATGCAGCTATCACATGGTGGGGTAATAGATGAGGTAGCTACAGAtataaacaaaccatttattcagaaaaaaatgcatttgtgaCAGAATCAGTTGAAggaaataaagtaataataaagatctgaactatgttttatttaacaaggaaggaaatgttttatttaacgacactctcaacacattgtatttacgggtatatggcgtcggacatatggttaaggaccacacaaatactgagagaggaaacccgctgtcgccacttcattggctactctttttgattagcagcaagggatcttttatatgcaccatcccgcagacaggataacacataccacggcctttgatgtaccagtcgtggtgcactggctgaagcgagaaatagcccaatgggcccaccgacggggatcgatcccagaccgaccgcgcatcgagcgaacactttaccactgggctacgtcccgccccttgtttaacaacaccactagaggacattggttaattaatcattgactattggatatcaaacattggaTAATCCTGAATGAATGGTCTTCAGCGAAAATCCTGTTTCCCATtggcagcaagcgatctttggtatgcactttcccacagatatgacatttgatacaccagtcggtTCGTTGGCcgctggttggaatgggaaaaacaaatacatccaccgagggggggggggggggggctttaaTCTTGCTACCCACACCCCTCAAATTAGCAATGTACCGACTACGTTAAATTCCGCATGCATGCACATATATAGGTCTATGACATGAcatcagagccggtttaagaatccgcggggcctgtagaaCACATAACAGCGGGTTctccttcccaggatatatattttgcaactcCCTGGGAGAGAGGGGAAAATTACCtgtggaaaataaatgtacacatcaccgcggggtcCCCTGAAGCGCAGGGCCTGTAGCACTTGCTACATGTGTTACTTGGATGACATCAACGATTCTTGgtatattaacatataattaaatattgtaaggtctattttattttgtttttaatttttcagacGGATTTTTTGTTTCCGTAGAAAAGTGAAATCGCCTGAGGAAGAAGTAATATCTTTGTCTGACAACACAAGATCCAGTAACAAAAGTGACGTCATTTCATCTCAaagtgaaagtgaaaataaagacaATGCTTACGAAGATCACATTTATGACGTAGGAGAAACGACAGACCAATTATACACTCAAGTGATCAATAACAGACACCCTAAGCAGCTTGAAACAAAAGCTGTGGGTGATTATGACGTAGCAGATGTCGAGAATAGACCAATGGGAACGATGCGATCGGAAGAATACAAGAACGGCAAGAATGAAGATTCTTATGATCACGTCAGGTTACTGGAATCTACCGATTATGACGTAGCAGATATCGAAAATAGACCAATGAGAACGATGATATCGGAATACCAGAAATGCAAGAATGAAGATTCGTACGATCACGTCCGATTACTGTAATCGGCCGATTATGACATAGCTTTCGCTTCAAATTCGCCTCATGTTCTTGATCACAGTGTAACAGGCGCCACCCAAAACAGTAATGAGAAATATGATCATAGTAATAATAGTGATCAGGCAAATTAAAAGCAGGCCATTTCAGGGAGTACCTAGTCCAAAATAACTGGGATGAAGTGGtactcaaccccccccccccccaaaaaaaaaaaaaaaaaaaaaaaaaaaaccccaccaaccaaccaacaaaaaaccaaacaaacaaaaacccaatacaaaaacaaacaaacaagcatcTCTCTCGTATTTTGGAGTGAGTAGGAAATTGTCCTCGTGTCCGTCCCCCACCCTTCCTCCCCCAGGTATGGCCCTGTAATTACTATTACGAAGCatgattacatgtatataatttttccTTCAGAAAAAAAATGCTGGCAAAACTGGGTTTTGCGTTTCATGTCAAACCGAATGACCAAACAAGGaggtaattaaaaaacaaaacaaaacaccgtttacagtttacgtctgcaacaTACGTACGTATAAttgtgtttggcatcaatttcactcagaaaattacaccattacggaagatgaaatattttaaggacaaaagaaaaaaaatgtatacttcaaactatattaaatattgttgttctataatagtaataagaactgtggtttagtcgtagatttaccgGTACGTTTCATACACACCCGTTGATgggaacatcattcgttatttttgataacacgtGTACgcttgttaataatttcaagacatacgactggctgctcctaggtgatgaccaggtcatcaGTGCCATACCATCCAGTGAAAAACCAGCACtgtcgaaatcgattacactgtgacatatagttaccTGTAACCtaacaatcatttgtctgtgacgcatacGTTAGCTACAAGAGAAAGGggtgtaaataacttttagtcgaaaaagatgttaaaatttgcttaaaacctgatttttgagaatatgtaagaaatagaataatatattcgtgtccgttagataccatttatcttacaacttaaaaacatatccaactcgctttcgcttgttatatacattttaaaacaactcgttgtaaggtaaatggtatctaacggccactcatgtattattatctatttacGTGAAAAACTaagcttacgatattttgtaaaattgggcCACGGTGAAAatctagttttgtttaacgacaccactagagcacattgattaattaatcatcgccttattggatgtcaaacatatggtaattctgaaacgtagtcatcagagaaaacccgctacattttccctaatgcagcaaaggatcttttatatgcactttcccacagacaggaaagcacataccacggcctttgaccacaggttggaacgagagaaaaaacccattaagctgaatggatccaccgaggtggttcgattctgttGAGCCAAGGTGAAGTCGCTGACCAACGTCGATGCTATTTGCTGTCACTGAATGTAGGTctgcgaaagaaagaaagaaatgttttatttaacgacgcactcaacacattttatttacggttatatggcgtcagacacatggttaaggaccacacagatattgagagaggaaacccgctgtcgccacttcatgggctactctgttcgattagcagcaagggatcttttatatgcaccatcctacagacagggtagtacataccacagcctttgatatgccagtcgtggtgtactggctggaatgagaagtaggTCTGCGAAGATCTAGGACTTTGCAGAATTTATAGCTACTACAAATACAGGATTCTTCAATTTAAAACAGTCATACAATCCGAACATCCAGTAGTACAGATATTGCACCAAGTGATTTAGCAAGGGCGgttctcccccacccccacccctcccaaaaaacaattgtttacaATTTGACGTACACAAGTTTGGCGTACACAATTAATTATACAGTctttaatttggtaaaataacCTTGTCAAACAGGTTTCGAAGTTttgaataatgtataaaattggcCCCGAAAAGTGTTTGTAATATCCAAAAGACCACTGATCGCAAAAGaccactgatttttttttaaattcttcttAGGATTTGAAATCGATATATTGATTAGTGTAGATGAACCCTATTCCCGtttcaacaaaaaatatttttatcaatCTCGTTTAGCGTCATTTTTGCCAAACCACATAACCGCCACCCTCACCCTCCCACGATATTTGAATACTTTCACGAAAATACCATTTTACggacgtaggaaggtgccaaaaagtgtgtgaggggggggggggggggggcacatataTTAAAGTAATACGTCCCAATTAGAGTTACGCCAAGtcggacgtaacacttcgacgtcatcgattggcgcacgtTCTACGACCTTACAGGAACGTTAGCCAAACGAGTTGAATGGTATAAATTAATATCGATTAtggataatatatatttttttaaaggatattaaactcgctaccatttcgtatcatgtttatgtcactcgtgaaataattttcattgttactCGCAAAAGCTCGTGACAGTTGAAACTTATTTCACtcggaacataaacatgatacgaaatggaagctcgtttaatatcctataaataatgacgtaggatattgactttatcctgtgaaggtaaacATGGGGAATTCCGCGAGTCTTGCTGAGCGGAATTTCTCATACGGCTTGAACAGGATAAAGtcgatatcctacgtcattaactagttattatctttatcctgcagaccataaaaattgcggcaaaaagctattatttctgttatttcagcaacattgtacgatgacctagaggtcaaatgagcgattttgtaatgtagctatgcgtgtgacgtcacatgagtgacgtcaaaagtt
Encoded here:
- the LOC121385439 gene encoding uncharacterized protein LOC121385439 yields the protein MPHIYRSIRRRSTTYWIGLNRLQRWRWTNGRLLSKQDLHDLNLSSTTFRGTGCLAVQHRGRGLHIETKDCDKKLRAICYEDVPEPEVFPLVIVVTSIAIGILCAAVLVMMLIAFKRRIFCFRRKVKSPEEEVISLSDNTRSSNKSDVISSQSESENKDNAYEDHIYDVGETTDQLYTQVINNRHPKQLETKAVGDYDVADVENRPMGTMRSEEYKNGKNEDSYDHVRLLESTDYDVADIENRPMRTMISEYQKCKNEDSYDHVRLL